Proteins encoded within one genomic window of Thalassophryne amazonica chromosome 23, fThaAma1.1, whole genome shotgun sequence:
- the LOC117504615 gene encoding GRB2-associated-binding protein 1-like isoform X2 has product MSGSGDVVCEGWLRKSPPEKKLRRYAWRRRWFVLRSGRLSGEPDILAYYKNQQSRRPIRTINLNLCEQVDAGLSFTKKELESSFVFALQTKTRTWYLVSESEDDMNHWVSSICLLCGFSPTDDGTEGRVPITSSHLTVTSTSATVTTETGSVLPPYEPVNVQHLEFDGSSEEDYLWLSHCQSRIRSPPGSSTSLEIDSDVCPTLSTTSSLSSASSSPSLIPNGVPPPSTSSCFRNAPWTVATTTSPLSRSLDTTTWDIQKHSSRPRCYPSPHPKKHTLSDLHPVAIPLTNDPQSSTYQIPRAAFTRLPGPSHLPSSTPSVDSLTHAELHASTPAPPLRPPKPQVIVGQGQSSESEPRTHSQSTSESERLEGWMEGGDCGPSRMNAVDAPGYMHTSCDSLHVPQSLSDRASMFEFSASFSSYFFNKGMVPLGSVCCQDEDLDKNYVPMSAATTEPPVAPRVGPPPPAVASDASVQMQDAYVPMTPLTVSKAHPTSTTGELLSLGRQVPPPAHMGFRNSPLTAVAPVTAPVQRNHTNTSTGMGVEATPPPVHRNLKPQRQGACVGQNVEKSNFHTSGESTHKPKVRPAPLNITPVQEDWNEVPPPVRSPVTRTFTRHPSSRQSVKAGSSHSSSPSSDSDDPDDNYVAMTTSNLSFSAGESSLRILLHRASEGGVSSPLPRRPKSEKQVEYLDLDLHTKRSTPPRQKCCTTEGGVNSNKQLGANEEHTHARVDYVVVDPKKTKALRNTREAWHDGRMSTEKGKC; this is encoded by the exons GCATGGAGGCGGCGCTGGTTTGTGCTACGTAGTGGCAGGCTAAGTGGAGAACCAGATATCCTGGCGTACTACAAGAACCAACAATCACGCAGGCCAATCCGGACCATTAACCTCAACCTGTGTGAACAG GTGGATGCAGGTCTATCGTTCACCAAGAAGGAGCTGGAGAGCAGCTTTGTGTTTGCCCTGCAGACAAAGACAAGAACTTGGTACCTGGTATCGGAGTCGGAGGATGACATGAACCATTGGGTGTCGTCCATCTGTTTGCTCTGTGGCTTCAGCCCGACTGATGATGGCACAGAGGGACGAGTGCCCATCACCTCTTCCCATCTCACAGTGACCTCAACCAGTGCTACTGTCACCACAGAAACAGGCTCAGTTCTACCGCCTTATGAACCGGTGAATGTGCAACACCTGGAGTTTGATGGCAGCAGTGAAGAAGACTACCTGTGGTTGTCACACTGTCAGAGCCGCATCAg ATCTCCACCAGGTTCTTCTACGTCCTTGGAAATCGACAGTGACGTTTGCCCTACTCTCTCTACCACGTCCTCCTTGTCTTCTGCTTCTTCATCTCCTTCCCTCATTCCCAACGGTGTACCACCTCCATCCACCTCGTCTTGCTTTAGGAACGCCCCTTGGACAGTTGCCACAACAACAAGCCCTCTCAGCCGCTCACTGGACACCACTACCTGGGACATCCAAAAACATTCCAGCAGACCGCGCTGTTACCCCTCCCCACATCCCAAGAAGCACACACTATCAGACCTGCACCCTGTGGCGATACCTCTAACTAATGACCCACAGTCCAGCACCTACCAGATCCCCCGTGCAGCATTCACCCGGCTGCCAGGCCCTTCACATCTGCCATCTTCTACTCCAAGTGTGGACTCCTTGACACATGCGGAGCTTCATGCTTCCACACCAGCTCCACCTCTGCGGCCACCAAAGCCCCAGGTGATTGTCGGACAGGGACAGAGTTCTGAATCAGAACCTAGAACACATTCCCAATCCACTTCAGAGTCAGAGAGGCTGGAGGGATGGATGGAAGGAGGAGATTGTGGTCCATCCAGGATGAACGCTGTTGATGCACCTGGATATATGCACACAA GTTGCGATTCTCTTCACGTCCCTCAGTCTCTGTCTGACAGAGCGAGCATGTTCGAGTTCAGTGCGAGCTTCAGCAGCTACTTT TTTAATAAGGGGATGGTACCTCTGGGTAGTGTTTGTTGTCAAGATGAAGACCTGGACAAAAACTACGTTCCCATGAGCGCTGCCACCACTGAGCCTCCTGTAGCACCAAG GGTAGGTCCACCTCCTCCGGCTGTGGCCTCTGATGCTTCTGTCCAGATGCAAGATGCTTACGTCCCCATGACCCCACTTACCGTGAGCAAAGCTCACCCAACCTCTACCACTGGGGAGCTTTTGTCCTTGGGGAGGCAGGTGCCTCCACCGGCCCACATGGGGTTCCGTAACTCTCCTCTGACAGCCGTAGCTCCTGTAACAGCGCCAGTCCAACGGAACCACACGAACACCTCCACTGGCATGGGTGTGGAAGCCACACCGCCTCCAGTCCACCGCAACCTCAAACCACAGCGACAAG GAGCTTGTGTTGGTCAGAATGTGGAGAAAAGCAACTTTCACACTTCAGGAGAGTCGACACACAAACCCAAAG TGAGACCAGCTCCTCTGAACATCACACCAGTGCAAGAGGACTGGAATGAAGTCCCGCCTCCTGTCCGCTCACCTGTCACTCGAACCTTCACAAGACA TCCCTCCAGTCGTCAATCAGTCAAAGCTGGCTCCTCCCACAGTTCATCCCCctcttctgattctgatgatCCTGATGACAACTATGTTGCCATGACGACTTCCAATCTCAGCTTCAGTGCCGGCGAGTCG TCGTTGAGGATCTTGTTGCATCGAGCGTCAGAGGGAGGTGTCAGCAGCCCGTTGCCACGGCGACCCAAAAGTGAGAAACAGGTGGAGTACCTTGACCTCGACCTTCACACCAAGCGATCAACACCGCCGAGACAG AAATGCTGCACGACAGAGGGCGGAGTCAACAGCAACAAGCAGCTCGGAGCAAACGAGGAGCACACGCATGCACGTGTGGACTATGTGGTGGTGGATCCCAAAAAGACCAaggccctgaggaacaccagagaAGCATGGCATGATGGGAGGATGTCCACGGAGaaggggaaatgttaa
- the LOC117504615 gene encoding GRB2-associated-binding protein 1-like isoform X1, which yields MSGSGDVVCEGWLRKSPPEKKLRRYAWRRRWFVLRSGRLSGEPDILAYYKNQQSRRPIRTINLNLCEQVDAGLSFTKKELESSFVFALQTKTRTWYLVSESEDDMNHWVSSICLLCGFSPTDDGTEGRVPITSSHLTVTSTSATVTTETGSVLPPYEPVNVQHLEFDGSSEEDYLWLSHCQSRIRSPPGSSTSLEIDSDVCPTLSTTSSLSSASSSPSLIPNGVPPPSTSSCFRNAPWTVATTTSPLSRSLDTTTWDIQKHSSRPRCYPSPHPKKHTLSDLHPVAIPLTNDPQSSTYQIPRAAFTRLPGPSHLPSSTPSVDSLTHAELHASTPAPPLRPPKPQVIVGQGQSSESEPRTHSQSTSESERLEGWMEGGDCGPSRMNAVDAPGYMHTSCDSLHVPQSLSDRASMFEFSASFSSYFFNKGMVPLGSVCCQDEDLDKNYVPMSAATTEPPVAPRVGPPPPAVASDASVQMQDAYVPMTPLTVSKAHPTSTTGELLSLGRQVPPPAHMGFRNSPLTAVAPVTAPVQRNHTNTSTGMGVEATPPPVHRNLKPQRQGACVGQNVEKSNFHTSGESTHKPKGTRALKVRPAPLNITPVQEDWNEVPPPVRSPVTRTFTRHPSSRQSVKAGSSHSSSPSSDSDDPDDNYVAMTTSNLSFSAGESSLRILLHRASEGGVSSPLPRRPKSEKQVEYLDLDLHTKRSTPPRQKCCTTEGGVNSNKQLGANEEHTHARVDYVVVDPKKTKALRNTREAWHDGRMSTEKGKC from the exons GCATGGAGGCGGCGCTGGTTTGTGCTACGTAGTGGCAGGCTAAGTGGAGAACCAGATATCCTGGCGTACTACAAGAACCAACAATCACGCAGGCCAATCCGGACCATTAACCTCAACCTGTGTGAACAG GTGGATGCAGGTCTATCGTTCACCAAGAAGGAGCTGGAGAGCAGCTTTGTGTTTGCCCTGCAGACAAAGACAAGAACTTGGTACCTGGTATCGGAGTCGGAGGATGACATGAACCATTGGGTGTCGTCCATCTGTTTGCTCTGTGGCTTCAGCCCGACTGATGATGGCACAGAGGGACGAGTGCCCATCACCTCTTCCCATCTCACAGTGACCTCAACCAGTGCTACTGTCACCACAGAAACAGGCTCAGTTCTACCGCCTTATGAACCGGTGAATGTGCAACACCTGGAGTTTGATGGCAGCAGTGAAGAAGACTACCTGTGGTTGTCACACTGTCAGAGCCGCATCAg ATCTCCACCAGGTTCTTCTACGTCCTTGGAAATCGACAGTGACGTTTGCCCTACTCTCTCTACCACGTCCTCCTTGTCTTCTGCTTCTTCATCTCCTTCCCTCATTCCCAACGGTGTACCACCTCCATCCACCTCGTCTTGCTTTAGGAACGCCCCTTGGACAGTTGCCACAACAACAAGCCCTCTCAGCCGCTCACTGGACACCACTACCTGGGACATCCAAAAACATTCCAGCAGACCGCGCTGTTACCCCTCCCCACATCCCAAGAAGCACACACTATCAGACCTGCACCCTGTGGCGATACCTCTAACTAATGACCCACAGTCCAGCACCTACCAGATCCCCCGTGCAGCATTCACCCGGCTGCCAGGCCCTTCACATCTGCCATCTTCTACTCCAAGTGTGGACTCCTTGACACATGCGGAGCTTCATGCTTCCACACCAGCTCCACCTCTGCGGCCACCAAAGCCCCAGGTGATTGTCGGACAGGGACAGAGTTCTGAATCAGAACCTAGAACACATTCCCAATCCACTTCAGAGTCAGAGAGGCTGGAGGGATGGATGGAAGGAGGAGATTGTGGTCCATCCAGGATGAACGCTGTTGATGCACCTGGATATATGCACACAA GTTGCGATTCTCTTCACGTCCCTCAGTCTCTGTCTGACAGAGCGAGCATGTTCGAGTTCAGTGCGAGCTTCAGCAGCTACTTT TTTAATAAGGGGATGGTACCTCTGGGTAGTGTTTGTTGTCAAGATGAAGACCTGGACAAAAACTACGTTCCCATGAGCGCTGCCACCACTGAGCCTCCTGTAGCACCAAG GGTAGGTCCACCTCCTCCGGCTGTGGCCTCTGATGCTTCTGTCCAGATGCAAGATGCTTACGTCCCCATGACCCCACTTACCGTGAGCAAAGCTCACCCAACCTCTACCACTGGGGAGCTTTTGTCCTTGGGGAGGCAGGTGCCTCCACCGGCCCACATGGGGTTCCGTAACTCTCCTCTGACAGCCGTAGCTCCTGTAACAGCGCCAGTCCAACGGAACCACACGAACACCTCCACTGGCATGGGTGTGGAAGCCACACCGCCTCCAGTCCACCGCAACCTCAAACCACAGCGACAAG GAGCTTGTGTTGGTCAGAATGTGGAGAAAAGCAACTTTCACACTTCAGGAGAGTCGACACACAAACCCAAAGGTACAAGAGCCTTAAAAG TGAGACCAGCTCCTCTGAACATCACACCAGTGCAAGAGGACTGGAATGAAGTCCCGCCTCCTGTCCGCTCACCTGTCACTCGAACCTTCACAAGACA TCCCTCCAGTCGTCAATCAGTCAAAGCTGGCTCCTCCCACAGTTCATCCCCctcttctgattctgatgatCCTGATGACAACTATGTTGCCATGACGACTTCCAATCTCAGCTTCAGTGCCGGCGAGTCG TCGTTGAGGATCTTGTTGCATCGAGCGTCAGAGGGAGGTGTCAGCAGCCCGTTGCCACGGCGACCCAAAAGTGAGAAACAGGTGGAGTACCTTGACCTCGACCTTCACACCAAGCGATCAACACCGCCGAGACAG AAATGCTGCACGACAGAGGGCGGAGTCAACAGCAACAAGCAGCTCGGAGCAAACGAGGAGCACACGCATGCACGTGTGGACTATGTGGTGGTGGATCCCAAAAAGACCAaggccctgaggaacaccagagaAGCATGGCATGATGGGAGGATGTCCACGGAGaaggggaaatgttaa